A portion of the Carcharodon carcharias isolate sCarCar2 chromosome 18, sCarCar2.pri, whole genome shotgun sequence genome contains these proteins:
- the pcp4b gene encoding calmodulin regulator protein PCP4 yields the protein MSERKNTGAKYGKEKTSDGKDAARASKEDAEEFDIDLDAPETEKAAVAIQSQFRKFQKKKQDPS from the exons AGAAAAAACACTGGAGCAAAATATGGGAAAGAGAAGACATCTGACGGCAAAG ACGCAGCCAGAGCTTCAAAGGAGGATGCTGAAGAATTTGACATCGATCTGGATGCCCCTGAGACAGAGAAGGCTGCTGTCGCTATTCAGAGTCAGTTCAGAAAATTCCAGAAGAAAAAGCAGGATCCTTCTTAG